In one window of Camelina sativa cultivar DH55 chromosome 15, Cs, whole genome shotgun sequence DNA:
- the LOC104745183 gene encoding threonine dehydratase biosynthetic, chloroplastic: MDSVRLPTAPSSLRSHIPLPSKPVIGVTHFSRSRIPVAVLSRDDTSMAPPPPMSPLPRLKVSPNSLQYPAGYLGAVPERTNDPQDGNIAEAMEYLTNILSTKVYDVAIESPLQLAKKLSKRLGVKMLLKREDLQPVFSFKLRGAYNMMVKLPADQLAKGVICSSAGNHAQGVALSARKLGCSAVIYMPETTPEIKWKSVEELGATVVRKGDTYDDAQAHAKERALAEGLTFIPPFDHPDVIAGQGTIGMEITRQAKGPLHAIFVPVGGGGLIAGIAAYVKRVAPEVKIIGVEPADANAMALSLHHGERVILDKVGGFADGVAVKEVGEETFRISRNLMDGVVLVTRDAICASIKDMFEEKRNILEPAGALALAGAEAYCKYYGLKDVNVVAITSGANMNFDKLRIVTELANVGRQQEAVLATLLPEKPGSFKQFCELVGPVNITEFKYRCSTEKEAVVLYSVGVHTADELKALQNRMECSQLKTVNLTTSDLVKDHLRYLMGGRSSVEDEVLCRFTFPERPGALMNFLDSLSPRWNISLFHYRGQGETGANVLVGIQVPEQEMEEFKDRANTLGYEYLLVSDDDYFQLLMH; the protein is encoded by the exons ATGGATTCCGTCCGGCTTCCAACGGCTCCATCCTCTCTCCGTAGCCACATTCCCCTGCCTTCAAAACCAGTGATCGGAGTCACTCACTTCTCTCGATCTCGTATCCCAGTCGCTGTTTTGTCCCGAGACGACACATCTATGGCTCCACCGCCTCCAATGTCTCCTCTGCCACGTCTCAAGGTCTCTCCGAACTCGTTGCAGTACCCTGCCGGTTACCTCGGTGCTGTACCAGAACGTACGAACGATCCTCAAGACGGAAACATCGCTGAAGCTATGGAGTATTTGACGAATATACTGTCTACTAAGGTTTACGACGTCGCCATTGAGTCACCACTCCAACTTGCTAAGAAGCTTTCTAAGAGATTAGGTGTTAAAATGCTTCTTAAAAGAGAAGACTTGCAACCT GTTTTCTCGTTTAAGCTTCGTGGAGCTTACAATATGATGGTGAAACTACCAGCAGATCAGTTGGCAAAAGGAGTTATCTGCTCCTCAGCTGGAAACCATGCTCAAGGAGTTGCGTTATCTGCTAGGAAACTTGGCTGCTCTGCTGTGATTTATATGCCTGAAACAACCCCAGAGATCAAg TGGAAATCTGTTGAGGAGTTGGGAGCAACGGTTGTTCGTAAGGGTGATACGTATGATGATGCACAAGCACATGCTAAGGAACGAGCTTTAGCAGAGGGTTTAACGTTTATACCTCCTTTTGATCACCCTGATGTTATTGCTGGACAAGGGACTATTGGGATGGAGATCACTCGTCAAGCTAAGGGTCCATTGCATGCTATATTTGTGccagttggtggtggtggtttaaTAGCTGGTATTGCTGCTTATGTCAAGAGGGTTGCTCCCGAG GTGAAGATCATTGGTGTAGAACCAGCTGATGCAAATGCAATGGCGTTGTCGCTGCATCACGGTGAGAGGGTGATATTGGACAAGGTTGGGGGTTTTGCAGATGGTGTTGCAGTTAAAGAAGTTGGTGAAGAGACTTTTCGTATAAGCAGAAATCTAATGGATGGTGTTGTTCTTGTCACTCGTGATGCTATTTGTGCATCAATAAAG GATATGTTTGAGGAGAAACGGAACATATTGGAACCAGCAGGGGCTCTCGCGCTCGCTGGAGCTGAGGCATACTGTAAATATTATGGCCTAAAGGACGTGAATGTCGTAGCCATAACCAGTGGTGCAAACATGAACTTTGACAAGCTAAGGATTGTGACAGAACTCGCAAATGTCGGAAGGCAACAGGAGGCTGTTCTTGCTACTCTCCTACCGGAAAAACCTGGAAGCTTTAAGCAATTCTGTGAACTG GTTGGACCAGTGAACATAACCGAGTTCAAATATAGATGTAGCACAGAAAAGGAGGCTGTTGTATTATACAG TGTTGGAGTTCACACAGCCGATGAGCTCAAAGCACTACAGAATAGAATGGAATGCTCTCAACTTAAAACAGTCAATCTCACAACCAGTGACTTAGTGAAAGATCACCTGCGTTACTTG ATGGGTGGAAGATCAAGTGTTGAAGACGAGGTTCTATGCCGGTTCACCTTTCCCGAGAGACCTGGTGCTCTAATGAACTTCTTGGACTCTTTGAGTCCACGGTGGAACATCAGCCTTTTCCATTACCGTGGACAG ggtGAGACGGGCGCGAATGTGCTGGTGGGGATCCAAGTGCCCGAGCAAGAAATGGAGGAATTTAAAGACCGAGCGAACACTCTTGGATATGAGTACTTGTTGGTAAGTGATGACGACTATTTTCAGCTTCTGATGCACTGA
- the LOC104745182 gene encoding trihelix transcription factor GTL1-like isoform X1, with translation MESNVMFSGFSPRMLSLEMPQNPQNPTVHQFQHPHPYTNSNDQQTQPPIKQPLYPPYPSSAPPSKPKQLSPISGGCNGDDEDRGSGSGSGCNPEDSAGTDGKRKLSQWHRMKWTDTMVRLLIMAVFYIGDEAGLNDPIDVKKKSSGGGGGGGGGGGGMLQKKGKWKSVSRAMVEKGFSVSPQQCEDKFNDLNKRYKRVNDILGKGIACRVVENQGLLESMDHLTPKLKDEVKKLLNSKHLFFREMCAYHNSCGHLGGHDQQQPPQQNPVSVPVPVQLNCFHAAEAGKMARTAERGEVEVESDMAEDSESESEMEETEEEEEEETKKKRRKVLTTAVKRLREEAVRVMEDVGKSVWEKKEWMRRKMLEVEEKKIGYEWEGVEMEKQRVKWLRYRSKKEREMEKAKLDNQRRRLETERMVLMLRRSEIELNELQQSSAKRVDPSSTATR, from the coding sequence ATGGAATCGAATGTGATGTTTTCTGGGTTTAGCCCAAGAATGCTAAGCTTAGAAATGCCCCAAAACCCACAAAACCCAACAGTTCATCAATTCCAGCATCCTCATCCTTACACCAACTCCAACGATCAGCAAACTCAGCCACCGATTAAACAACCTTTATACCCACCATACCCCTCATCAGCTCCTCCTTCTAAACCCAAACAATTATCACCCATCAGCGGCGGTTGCAACGGAGACGACGAAGATCGCGGTTCAGGTTCCGGGTCGGGTTGTAACCCGGAAGACAGCGCGGGAACCGACGGAAAGAGGAAACTTTCACAGTGGCATAGGATGAAATGGACGGACACGATGGTTAGGCTTCTGATCATGGCAGTGTTTTACATCGGCGACGAAGCTGGTTTAAACGATCCTATCGATGTCAAGAAAAAGAGTAGCGGCGGTGGAGGCggcggtggcggaggaggaggagggatgTTGCAGAAGAAAGGGAAGTGGAAGTCAGTGTCGAGAGCTATGGTGGAGAAAGGCTTCTCTGTTTCACCGCAACAGTGTGAAGACAAGTTCAATGATTTGAACAAAAGGTACAAGAGAGTTAACGACATCCTCGGTAAAGGCATAGCTTGTCGTGTCGTTGAGAATCAAGGGTTGTTAGAGAGTATGGATCATCTGACTCCCAAGTTGAAAGATGAAGTCAAGAAGCTGCTTAACTCTAAGCATCTCTTCTTTAGAGAGATGTGTGCTTATCACAACAGTTGTGGTCATCTCGGTGGTCATGACCAGCAGCAGCCACCGCAACAGAATCCGGTTTcggttccggttccggttcAGCTGAACTGTTTTCATGCGGCGGAAGCGGGGAAAATGGCGAGAACTGCGGAGCGTGGGGAGGTGGAGGTAGAGTCGGATATGGCGGAGGATTCGGAGTCGGAGTCGGAGATggaggaaacagaggaggaggaagaagaagagacgaagaagaagcggAGGAAGGTATTGACGACGGCGGTGAAGCGGTTGAGGGAAGAAGCAGTGCGTGTAATGGAAGATGTTGGGAAGAGCGTGTGGGAGAAGAAAGAGTGGATGAGGAGAAAGATGTTGGAggtagaggagaagaagattgggtaTGAGTGGGAAGGTGTTGAGATGGAGAAGCAGAGAGTGAAGTGGTTGAGATATAGgagcaagaaagagagagagatggagaaagcTAAGCTTGATAATCAGAGACGGAGGCTTGAGACGGAGAGGATGGTTTTGATGTTACGGCGGAGTGAGATTGAGTTGAATGAGTTACAACAGTCTTCGGCTAAACGGGTTGACCCGAGTTCCACCGCCACCAGATGA
- the LOC104745187 gene encoding germin-like protein subfamily 3 member 2 codes for MEANTLFFLKALLLLCFNVCFTLASDPDPIQDFCIPKPMTSPHHDHHFSTNLPCKNSSEVTTEDFVFSGLKTAGNFTETGFATVPVSPANFPGLNTLGLSFVRADLKPGSINPPHYHPRATEVAHLVKGRVYSGFVDSNNKVYAKVMEEGEMMVYPKGLVHFQMNVGDVTATILAGLNSQSPGIQKIPSVVFGSGINEELLMKAFGLSLKQIGTLKKRFDPLMSNEH; via the coding sequence ATGGAAGCAAACACTCTGTTCTTTCtaaaagctcttcttcttctctgttttaatGTATGCTTCACATTAGCTTCAGACCCTGATCCGATCCAAGACTTCTGTATACCGAAACCTATGACATCTCCTCATCATGACCATCACTTCTCTACCAACCTCCCTTGCAAAAACTCCTCCGAAGTAACCACCGAAGATTTTGTCTTTTCCGGTCTTAAAACCGCTGGGAACTTCACCGAGACGGGGTTCGCCACCGTCCCTGTAAGCCCGGCAAACTTCCCGGGCCTTAACACATTAGGCCTGTCGTTTGTCAGGGCTGATCTCAAACCCGGATCCATAAACCCGCCACATTACCATCCACGGGCCACAGAAGTAGCTCACTTGGTTAAAGGACGGGTTTACTCCGGTTTTGTGGACTCGAACAATAAGGTTTACGCCAAAGTGatggaagaaggagaaatgaTGGTTTACCCAAAAGGGCTTGTACATTTTCAGATGAACGTCGGAGATGTTACGGCCACGATTCTCGCTGGACTAAATAGCCAAAGCCCTGGGATTCAGAAGATACCGTCGGTGGTTTTTGGGTCAGGGATCAATGAGGAGTTGCTTATGAAAGCTTTTGGTTTGAGTCTTAAGCAGATTGGTACGTTGAAGAAAAGATTTGATCCTCTCATGTCTAATGAACATTGA
- the LOC104745184 gene encoding transcription initiation factor TFIID subunit 12-like: protein MDQSRQSTTASQPPETPPQPSDSASKPSTLTQIQQPPSTNPTSSISSIPSSPTPPPPSLNPNPNPPQYTRPVTSPATQQQQHIPQPLGRPPPPAYSRPWQQHSSYTHFSSASSPLLSSSSAPASSSSSSSSSSLPITGQQRGGMAIGVPASPIPSPSPSPSPSQHSPSAFPGSFGQQYGGLGRGTVGMSEATSNTSVPQVRMMQGTQGIGMMGTLGSGSQMRPSGMAQQHQQRPTPSSLRPASSPSTQSPVTQNFQGHSLMRPSPIGSPSVQSTGAAQQSLQAINQPWLSSSPQGKPPLPPPTYRPQVNSPSMQQRPHVPQQQHLSTSAATSQPQQQQSQQQHQPQEQLQQLRSPQQPLPHPHQPTRVQVSVNQKVTSPVLPSQPPVAQPGNQAKIVSAEIEASDDRILGKRSIHELLQQIDPSEKLDPEVEDILADIAEDFLESITTFSCSLAKHRKSDTLEAKDILLHVERNWNIRPPGFSSDEFKTFRKPLTTDIHKERLAAIKKSVTVTEAANARNAFGRGGQAKTPANPLASTFNQ from the exons ATGGATCAGTCACGGCAAAGCACGACGGCGTCTCAGCCACCGGAAACACCGCCCCAGCCATCGGATTCGGCTTCGAAACCATCGACTCTAACACAGATTCAACAACCTCCTTCCACGAATCCGACCTCCTCAATTTCATCAATTCCTTCTTCCCCaactccaccaccaccgtcgcTCAATCCAAACCCTAACCCTCCTCAATACACGCGTCCGGTGACATCTCCAGCGACGCAACAGCAACAACACATCCCCCAGCCTCTGGGACGACCTCCTCCGCCGGCGTACTCGAGACCATGGCAACAACACTCCTCTTACACTCACTTCTCATCCGCTTCGTCGCCATTGTTATCTTCCTCATCAGCTCcggcgtcttcttcttcttcttcttcttcttcgtctttacCTATTACTGGGCAACAAAGAGGTGGCATGGCGATTGGCGTTCCAGCTTCCCCAATTCCGagtccttctccttctccttcaccttCCCAGCATTCGCCTTCTGCTTTTCCCGGCTCTTTTGGGCAGCAATACGGCGGATTAGGTCGTGGAACTGTCGGAATGTCAGAAGCTACGTCCAATACAAGTGTCCCGCAG gTTAGGATGATGCAAGGAACTCAGGGAATTGGGATGATGGGGACACTTGGCTCAGGTTCACAAATGAGACCGAGTGGGATGGCTCAGCAGCACCAACAGAGACCAACTCCGTCGTCTCTAAGGCCAGCTTCCTCTCCAAGCACCCAGTCTCCTGTTACCCAA AACTTTCAAGGACATAGCCTTATGAGACCTTCACCTATTGGTTCTCCTAGTGTTCAATCTACTGGTGCAGCACAGCAAAGCTTGCAAGCCATTAATCAACCGTGGTTATCATCTTCTCCCCAAGGGAAGCCACCGTTGCCACCCCCTACGTATAGACCACAAGTAAATTCTCCCTCCATGCAACAAAGGCCTCATGTtcctcaacaacaacatcttTCCACGTCAGCGGCAACTTCGCAGCCTCAGCAACAACaatctcaacaacaacatcagCCTCAAGAGCAACTTCAACAGTTAAGATCTCCGCAGCAGCCTTTACCTCACCCACATCAACCAACCCGGGTCCAAGTGTCTGTAAATCAGAAAGTTACTTCTCCGGTATTGCCAAGCCAGCCTCCTGTGGCTCAACCAGGAAACCAAGCTAAAATAGTTTCTGCAGAGATTGAGGCGTCTGATGATCGTATCCTGGGGAAACGAAGTATCCATGAGCTACTTCAGCAG ATTGATCCGTCAGAGAAATTGGATCCTGAGGTTGAAGACATCCTTGCTGATATTGCCGAAGATTTTCTAGAGTCA ATCACAACTTTTAGTTGTTCTTTAGCCAAGCATAGAAAGTCAGATACTCTAGAGGCTAAGGACATCCTGCTCCATGTTG AAAGAAACTGGAATATCAGGCCTCCTGGTTTTAGCAGTGATGAGTTCAAGACATTTCGAAAGCCA CTGACAACAGATATTCACAAAGAGCGACTTGCCGCT ATAAAGAAGTCTGTCACAGTAACGGAAGCAGCAAACGCCAGGAATGCGTTCGGGAGAGGCGGTCAGGCAAAGACACCTGCTAATCCCTTGGCTTCAACTTTCAATCAGTGA
- the LOC104745182 gene encoding trihelix transcription factor GTL1-like isoform X2, whose product MESNVMFSGFSPRMLSLEMPQNPQNPTVHQFQHPHPYTNSNDQQTQPPIKQPLYPPYPSSAPPSKPKQLSPISGGCNGDDEDRGSGSGSGCNPEDSAGTDGKRKLSQWHRMKWTDTMVRLLIMAVFYIGDEAGLNDPIDVKKKSSGGGGGGGGGGGGMLQKKGKWKSVSRAMVEKGFSVSPQQCEDKFNDLNKRYKRVNDILGKGIACRVVENQGLLESMDHLTPKLKDEVKKLLNSKHLFFREMCAYHNSCGHLGGHDQQQPPQQNPVSVPVPVQLNCFHAAEAGKMARTAERGEVEVESDMAEDSESESEMEETEEEEEEETKKKRRKVLTTAVKRLREEAVRVMEDVGKSVWEKKEWMRRKMLEVEEKKIGYEWEGVEMEKQRVKWLRYRSKKEREMEKAKLDNQRRRLETERMVLMLRRSEIELNELQQSSAKRVDPSSTATR is encoded by the exons ATGGAATCGAATGTGATGTTTTCTGGGTTTAGCCCAAGAATGCTAAGCTTAGAAATGCCCCAAAACCCACAAAACCCAACAGTTCATCAATTCCAGCATCCTCATCCTTACACCAACTCCAACGATCAGCAAACTCAGCCACCGATTAAACAACCTTTATACCCACCATACCCCTCATCAGCTCCTCCTTCTAAACCCAAACAATTATCACCCATCAGCGGCGGTTGCAACGGAGACGACGAAGATCGCGGTTCAGGTTCCGGGTCGGGTTGTAACCCGGAAGACAGCGCGGGAACCGACGGAAAGAGGAAACTTTCACAGTGGCATAGGATGAAATGGACGGACACGATGGTTAGGCTTCTGATCATGGCAGTGTTTTACATCGGCGACGAAGCTGGTTTAAACGATCCTATCGATGTCAAGAAAAAGAGTAGCGGCGGTGGAGGCggcggtggcggaggaggaggagggatgTTGCAGAAGAAAGGGAAGTGGAAGTCAGTGTCGAGAGCTATGGTGGAGAAAG GCTTCTCTGTTTCACCGCAACAGTGTGAAGACAAGTTCAATGATTTGAACAAAAGGTACAAGAGAGTTAACGACATCCTCGGTAAAGGCATAGCTTGTCGTGTCGTTGAGAATCAAGGGTTGTTAGAGAGTATGGATCATCTGACTCCCAAGTTGAAAGATGAAGTCAAGAAGCTGCTTAACTCTAAGCATCTCTTCTTTAGAGAGATGTGTGCTTATCACAACAGTTGTGGTCATCTCGGTGGTCATGACCAGCAGCAGCCACCGCAACAGAATCCGGTTTcggttccggttccggttcAGCTGAACTGTTTTCATGCGGCGGAAGCGGGGAAAATGGCGAGAACTGCGGAGCGTGGGGAGGTGGAGGTAGAGTCGGATATGGCGGAGGATTCGGAGTCGGAGTCGGAGATggaggaaacagaggaggaggaagaagaagagacgaagaagaagcggAGGAAGGTATTGACGACGGCGGTGAAGCGGTTGAGGGAAGAAGCAGTGCGTGTAATGGAAGATGTTGGGAAGAGCGTGTGGGAGAAGAAAGAGTGGATGAGGAGAAAGATGTTGGAggtagaggagaagaagattgggtaTGAGTGGGAAGGTGTTGAGATGGAGAAGCAGAGAGTGAAGTGGTTGAGATATAGgagcaagaaagagagagagatggagaaagcTAAGCTTGATAATCAGAGACGGAGGCTTGAGACGGAGAGGATGGTTTTGATGTTACGGCGGAGTGAGATTGAGTTGAATGAGTTACAACAGTCTTCGGCTAAACGGGTTGACCCGAGTTCCACCGCCACCAGATGA
- the LOC104745185 gene encoding peptidyl-prolyl cis-trans isomerase FKBP16-4, chloroplastic, whose protein sequence is MILTMKLVHPLHHSLSSSVPFTSRKRQSKPYRCSLPSPGGEKIIRSETVDSPALVSYEGRRVLLGCLLASGSGMLLTDSAEAVSTSRRALRASKLPESDFTTLPNGLKYYDIKVGNGAEAVKGSRVAVHYVAKWKGITFMTSRQGLGVGGGTPYGFDVGQSERGNVLKGLDLGVEGMRVGGQRLVIVPPELAYGKKGVQEIPPNATIELDIELLSIKQSPFGTPVKIVEG, encoded by the exons ATGATCTTAACGATGAAACTAGTTCACCCTCTCCATCACTCTTTATCTTCCTCTGTTCCTTTTACATCAA GAAAAAGGCAATCCAAACCTTACCGGTGCTCGTTGCCTTCTCCCGGCGGCGAAAAGATCATCAGATCAGAGACGGTTGATTCTCCGGCGCTGGTGAGCTATGAAGGGAGAAGGGTTTTACTTGGATGTCTCCTCGCTTCCG GTTCTGGGATGTTGTTGACTGATTCAGCCGAGGCCGTAAGCACCAGCAGAAGAGCT CTACGTGCTTCCAAGTTACCGGAAAGCGACTTCACGACTCTTCCCAATGGTCTCAA GTACTATGATATAAAAGTTGGCAATGGAGCAGAGGCAGTGAAAGGATCTCGGGTCGCA GTTCACTATGTTGCAAAATGGAAAGGGATAACGTTCATGACAAGTCGGCAAGGACTTGGTGTTGGAGGTGGAACG CCTTACGGGTTTGATGTTGGACAATCAGAGAGAGGCAATGTTCTGAAAGGACTTGATCTTGGTGTTGAAGGGATGCGTGTAGGTGGTCAG AGATTGGTGATTGTTCCTCCTGAGCTGGCTTACGGGAAGAAAGGAGTGCAAGAGATTCCTCCAAATGCAACGATAGAG CTTGACATTGAGCTGTTATCAATCAAGCAGAGTCCTTTCGG GACGCCAGTGAAGATCGTTGAAGGCTAA